One window from the genome of Streptomyces cadmiisoli encodes:
- a CDS encoding NAD(P)/FAD-dependent oxidoreductase codes for MSVNVEVVVVGGGYGGVTAANSLARHGGVSVTVVNPRSEFVERIRLHQLVTGSDDAVQGFGKVMGGNVRLVVDTVTRIDAGGRQVELASGGALSYDYLVYAVGSGAADPGVPGATEFAHWVSDLEGAQRLREALAATDVSAPVTVVGSGPTGLETAAELAEAGRKVTLVCGKVLGPSLHARVRRPVARRLAKVGVTVLQGSGAQVKKVTQDAVLLDDGRELPSAVTIWTAGFHVPDLAAHSGLRTDAEGRLITDTTLTYVGDERIVAAGDAGVMPDHPFRMSCQAAVQLGPAAAQTILRRIAGKKAGDVRMFFAGQCLSLGRDEGVTQFSYPNDKVNALSISGRPGAGVKEIACRFTLNKLVSGARKAGSRSSRTHSTNLTGA; via the coding sequence ATGAGCGTGAACGTTGAGGTAGTCGTCGTGGGTGGCGGCTACGGGGGCGTCACGGCGGCCAACAGCCTGGCGCGCCACGGCGGTGTGTCGGTGACGGTGGTCAATCCGCGTTCCGAGTTCGTCGAGCGGATCCGCCTGCACCAGCTCGTGACCGGCTCCGATGACGCGGTCCAGGGCTTCGGGAAGGTCATGGGCGGCAACGTGCGGCTGGTGGTGGACACCGTGACCCGGATCGATGCCGGTGGGCGCCAGGTGGAGCTGGCGAGCGGTGGCGCGCTCTCCTACGACTACCTTGTCTACGCGGTGGGCAGCGGCGCCGCCGACCCGGGTGTACCCGGCGCCACGGAGTTCGCTCACTGGGTGTCGGACCTGGAAGGTGCGCAGCGGCTGCGGGAGGCGCTGGCCGCGACGGATGTGTCGGCTCCGGTGACCGTGGTCGGGTCGGGTCCGACGGGACTGGAGACGGCTGCCGAGCTGGCGGAGGCGGGCCGCAAGGTCACCCTGGTCTGCGGCAAGGTGCTCGGCCCGTCCTTGCACGCGCGGGTCCGCCGTCCGGTCGCACGCCGACTCGCGAAGGTCGGTGTCACCGTCCTCCAGGGGTCGGGTGCGCAGGTGAAGAAGGTGACGCAGGACGCCGTGCTCCTCGACGACGGCCGTGAGTTGCCCAGCGCGGTGACGATCTGGACTGCTGGATTCCACGTTCCGGACCTGGCCGCCCACAGCGGGCTGCGCACCGACGCGGAGGGCCGTCTGATCACCGACACGACGCTGACCTACGTGGGCGACGAGCGGATCGTCGCCGCCGGGGACGCGGGGGTGATGCCGGACCACCCGTTCCGGATGAGCTGCCAGGCCGCCGTGCAGCTGGGCCCGGCCGCCGCTCAGACGATCCTGCGGCGGATCGCGGGCAAGAAGGCCGGCGACGTGCGGATGTTCTTCGCCGGGCAGTGCCTGAGCCTGGGCCGGGACGAGGGCGTCACCCAGTTCTCCTACCCCAACGACAAGGTGAACGCGCTCAGCATCAGTGGGCGGCCCGGTGCCGGCGTCAAGGAGATCGCCTGCCGATTCACCCTCAACAAGCTGGTCTCCGGAGCACGCAAGGCAGGCTCCCGCTCATCCCGCACCCACAGCACCAATCTGACGGGCGCCTGA
- a CDS encoding endonuclease I family protein: protein MPATQSPRRWKAVALATPTLLAGLITPALTAPPAAATTTAYDSTYYKNAIGKTGAGLKSSLHTIVSSQTKLSYSAVWDALKVTDQDPNNSNNVILLYSGVSRSKSLNGGNTGNWNREHVWAQSHGDFGTSAGPGTDLHHLRPEDVQVNSIRGNKDFDNGGSAVAGGGGSLTDANSFEPRDAVKGDVARMLLYMAVRYEGGDSWPDLEPNDSTTNGSVPYHGRLSVLKQWHEQDPPSASEERRNDVIYNSYQGNRNPFIDHPEWVEAIW, encoded by the coding sequence ATGCCCGCGACGCAGAGTCCCCGCCGCTGGAAGGCTGTGGCACTCGCCACCCCCACCCTGCTGGCCGGCCTCATCACACCCGCGCTGACCGCGCCCCCGGCAGCGGCCACGACGACCGCGTACGACTCGACGTACTACAAGAACGCGATCGGCAAGACGGGAGCCGGCCTCAAGTCCTCGCTGCACACCATCGTGAGCAGCCAGACGAAGCTCTCCTACTCCGCCGTCTGGGACGCCCTGAAGGTCACCGACCAGGACCCGAACAACAGCAACAACGTGATCCTGCTGTACTCGGGTGTCTCCCGCAGCAAGTCCCTCAACGGCGGCAACACGGGCAACTGGAACCGGGAGCACGTCTGGGCCCAGTCGCACGGCGACTTCGGGACGTCCGCCGGCCCCGGCACCGACCTGCACCATCTGCGCCCGGAGGATGTCCAGGTCAACTCCATCCGCGGCAACAAGGACTTCGACAACGGCGGCAGCGCGGTCGCGGGCGGCGGCGGCAGCCTCACGGACGCCAACTCCTTCGAGCCCCGCGACGCCGTCAAGGGCGACGTGGCACGCATGCTCCTTTACATGGCCGTCCGCTACGAGGGCGGCGACAGCTGGCCCGACCTGGAGCCCAACGACTCCACCACCAACGGCAGCGTCCCCTACCACGGCCGCCTGTCGGTGCTGAAGCAGTGGCACGAGCAGGACCCGCCGAGCGCGTCCGAGGAGCGCCGCAACGACGTGATCTACAACTCGTACCAGGGCAACCGCAACCCGTTCATCGACCATCCGGAATGGGTCGAAGCGATCTGGTAG
- a CDS encoding ThuA domain-containing protein, translating to MTTLIRRLRRAGAALILALLGTLIVPAGTAHAAAFEILVFSKTAGFRHDAIPAGIDTLRTLGQQNDFTVTATEDGGAFTAGNLANYEAVVFLNTTGDVLNSSQQTALQSYVDSGGGYLGVHAAADTEYDWPYYGQLVGAWFQSHPAIQRAVIRNEDRTHPATTHLGATWTRTDEWYNYRANPRPNVHVLQTLDESTYSGGSMGADHPITWCHSQGQGRSFYTGLGHTIESYADPAFRSLLLGGVRYAAGQVAANCSVPAGTVQVEAESYTAGSGVQTAAHAPASGGQTLGYIDNGDWAGYSSVSTAGAKTFTAKVSSAGAGGTIEIRSGSAAGTLLGSVSVPVTGGWETFTTVTTTLTGSASGPLFLRFTGGGGALFDIDTFSLGAGPVSAALADDVHLFYYPWYGSPAVNGGWRHWQQGGRTPPDDVGADFYPALGPYDSGDYQSTVAQHMEWVARSGAGVIVYSWWGRDSYEDRLVQGMLDAAHEQGIEVAWHLEPYAGRTAASTVADIEYINRTYGSHPAFHRSSEHGGRSAFYVFQSLDITDWAALDQVTDTSIVLAQTTDTSKIAHFSGMYTYDGIAGATAPGWKQAGDYARAQGLIWAPSVAPGYIDDRAVPGNSTPTVQRANGAAYDRQWTNALDPAIGGSPSWVSVTSFNEWHEGSSIEPADSAPPGGRGYLTYDGAYGLNGQAAETAYLDRTAYWVSRFRAVARG from the coding sequence ATGACCACCCTCATACGGCGCCTGCGCCGTGCCGGCGCGGCCCTGATCCTGGCCCTGCTGGGCACCCTGATCGTCCCGGCGGGGACGGCACACGCGGCCGCGTTCGAGATCCTGGTGTTCTCCAAGACCGCGGGATTCCGGCACGACGCGATTCCGGCCGGCATCGACACCCTGCGCACCCTCGGCCAGCAGAACGACTTCACGGTCACGGCCACCGAGGACGGCGGCGCCTTCACGGCCGGCAATCTTGCGAACTACGAGGCCGTGGTGTTCCTCAACACCACCGGCGATGTCCTCAACTCCAGCCAGCAGACTGCCTTGCAGTCCTACGTCGACTCCGGCGGCGGTTACCTCGGCGTGCACGCGGCGGCCGACACCGAATACGACTGGCCGTACTACGGGCAGCTCGTCGGTGCCTGGTTCCAGAGCCACCCCGCCATCCAGCGGGCCGTGATCAGGAACGAGGACCGGACCCACCCCGCCACCACGCACCTGGGTGCGACCTGGACCCGTACCGACGAGTGGTACAACTACCGCGCCAACCCGCGTCCCAACGTGCACGTCCTGCAGACCCTGGACGAAAGCACCTACAGCGGCGGCTCGATGGGCGCCGACCACCCGATCACCTGGTGCCACAGCCAGGGCCAGGGCCGTTCCTTCTACACCGGGCTCGGGCACACCATCGAGTCCTACGCCGACCCCGCCTTCCGTTCCCTGCTGCTGGGCGGGGTGCGGTACGCGGCCGGGCAGGTCGCAGCGAACTGCTCGGTTCCGGCGGGCACGGTACAGGTGGAGGCCGAGTCGTACACGGCCGGCTCCGGCGTCCAGACGGCCGCGCATGCTCCCGCCAGCGGCGGCCAGACCCTCGGCTACATCGACAACGGCGACTGGGCAGGCTACTCCTCCGTCTCCACGGCCGGGGCGAAGACCTTCACGGCGAAGGTGTCGTCCGCAGGCGCGGGCGGCACCATCGAGATCCGGTCCGGATCGGCCGCCGGTACCCTGCTCGGCTCGGTGTCCGTGCCGGTGACCGGCGGCTGGGAGACCTTCACCACTGTCACGACGACCCTGACGGGATCCGCCTCCGGACCGCTCTTCCTGAGATTCACCGGCGGTGGCGGAGCCCTGTTCGACATCGACACCTTCAGCCTCGGAGCCGGGCCCGTCTCCGCCGCCCTGGCCGACGACGTCCACCTCTTCTACTACCCGTGGTACGGCAGCCCGGCGGTCAACGGCGGCTGGCGGCACTGGCAGCAGGGCGGACGCACCCCGCCCGACGACGTCGGCGCCGACTTCTACCCGGCGCTCGGCCCGTACGACTCGGGTGATTACCAGAGCACCGTCGCCCAGCACATGGAATGGGTCGCCCGGTCGGGCGCCGGCGTGATCGTCTACAGCTGGTGGGGCCGGGACAGCTATGAGGACCGGCTCGTGCAGGGCATGCTCGACGCGGCGCATGAGCAGGGCATCGAGGTGGCCTGGCACCTGGAGCCGTACGCGGGCCGCACCGCGGCCTCGACGGTCGCCGACATCGAGTACATCAACCGGACCTACGGAAGCCACCCGGCCTTCCACCGCTCGTCGGAGCACGGCGGCAGGAGCGCCTTCTACGTGTTCCAGAGCCTGGACATCACCGACTGGGCGGCGCTGGACCAGGTCACGGACACCAGCATCGTCCTGGCCCAGACCACCGACACCAGCAAGATCGCGCACTTCTCCGGCATGTACACCTACGACGGCATCGCGGGGGCGACCGCCCCCGGCTGGAAGCAGGCCGGCGACTACGCTCGCGCGCAGGGCCTGATCTGGGCCCCGTCCGTCGCGCCCGGCTACATCGACGACCGGGCGGTGCCGGGCAACTCCACGCCCACCGTGCAGCGTGCGAACGGCGCGGCCTACGACCGGCAGTGGACCAACGCCCTCGACCCGGCGATCGGCGGGTCACCGTCGTGGGTTTCGGTGACCTCGTTCAATGAATGGCATGAGGGCAGTTCCATCGAGCCCGCCGACTCGGCACCCCCGGGCGGTCGTGGCTACCTGACGTACGACGGTGCCTACGGCCTGAACGGCCAGGCAGCGGAGACGGCCTACCTGGACCGAACCGCGTACTGGGTGAGTCGCTTCCGGGCGGTGGCCCGGGGCTGA